A genomic segment from Phragmites australis chromosome 6, lpPhrAust1.1, whole genome shotgun sequence encodes:
- the LOC133922171 gene encoding uncharacterized protein LOC133922171, with product MGGEAIGPVGMSTTAAAKEEQAAPAAGGGPAAMGSEEAAARAAQKRYEGLLTVRAKAIKGKGAWYWAHLEPVLIPPADTGMPPKAVKLRCALCSAVFSASNPSRTASEHLKRGTCPNFAAPPPGASGSQPPPPQATAQPLPSNSTASSPIPISSIAPSSPLHHLHHSNPLHYHAQPQHQHHHSGSRKRHSMPPAYTAVEPVSHHHHLVVVDPSSGYPPALPAPPQQQSALVLSGGKEDLGALAMLEDSVKRLKSPKASPGAMLPKPQADAALALLADWFLESSGAVSLSAASNPKLRAFLRQVGLPDLQRAGLAGPRLNARFAEARADATARVRDALFFQLAADGWREQVVTLSVNLPNGTSVFHRAVPVPAVAPSDYAEELLLDAVASVSASGSSNDVHRCAGIVADRFKSKALRDLENKHHWMVNLSCQIHGFTRLARDFARELPLFRSTAAKSAKLAAYCNAKQTVRSLLHKHQIHELGHASLLRVAHVPFNGNGSNFRAAFEMLGDILISARSLRLTVMEESYKLVCIDDSVAREMGDIVQTAAFWTEVKAVHSLVKLIMDMVKEMEADRPLVGQCLPLWEDLRSKVRDWCDKFEIDEGTVLNVVEKRFMKNYHPAWSAAFILDPLYLVKDASGRYLPPFKCLTPDQEKDVDRLITRMVSREEAHLALMELMKWRSDGLDPLYAQAVQVRQPDPSTGKMKVANKQSSRLVWETCLSELKSLGKVAVRLIFLHATSRGFRCSPSMVRWLSAPGSMGSGTDRAHRLVFVAANSKLERRDFSSDEDKDAELLAEGEDDVINEPGIVEPSSV from the coding sequence ATGGGCGGCGAGGCGATCGGCCCGGTTGGCATgtcgacgacggcggcggcgaaggaggAGCAGGCCGCACCGGCGGCGGGGGGAGGACCGGCGGCAATGGGCAgcgaagaggcggcggcgcgggcggcgcagAAGCGGTACGAGGGCCTCCTCACTGTGCGGGCCAAGGCGATCAAGGGCAAGGGCGCCTGGTACTGGGCGCACCTCGAGCCCGTCCTCATCCCGCCTGCTGACACCGGCATGCCGCCCAAGGCCGTCAAGCTCCGCTGCGCCCTCTGCTCCGCCGTCTTCTCCGCTTCCAATCCGTCCCGGACGGCGTCCGAGCACCTCAAGCGCGGTACATGCCCCAACTTCGCCGCCCCGCCCCCCGGCGCGTCGGGctcgcagccgccgccgccgcaggcaACGGCGCAGCCCTTGCCGTCCAACTCGACGGCGTCATCCCCTATCCCCATCTCGTCCATTGCGCCCTCCTCGccgctccaccacctccaccactcCAACCCGCTCCACTACCACGCGCAGCCTCAGCATCAACACCACCACTCTGGCAGCCGCAAGCGACACTCCATGCCTCCAGCGTACACGGCCGTGGAGCCCGTATCCCACCATCACCACCTTGTCGTCGTCGACCCGTCGTCGGGCTACCCCCCGGCGCTGCccgcgccgccgcagcagcagtcGGCGCTCGTGCTCTCCGGCGGAAAGGAGGACCTCGGCGCGCTTGCCATGCTCGAGGACAGCGTGAAGCGGCTCAAGTCACCCAAGGCGTCGCCGGGGGCGATGTTGCCGAAGCCGCAGGCTGACGCGGCGCTTGCCCTGCTCGCCGACTGGTTCCTCGAGTCGTCGGGCGCCGTATCGCTCTCCGCCGCCAGCAACCCAAAGCTCCGGGCCTTCCTGCGCCAGGTCGGGCTGCCGGACCTGCAGCGAGCCGGTCTCGCCGGTCCGCGCCTCAACGCCCGCTTCGCCGAGGCCCGCGCTGACGCCACCGCGCGCGTACGCGACGCGCTCTTCTTCCAGCTCGCCGCCGATGGATGGCGGGAGCAGGTGGTCACTCTCTCTGTCAACCTCCCCAATGGCACGTCCGTGTTCCACCGCGCTGTGCCGGTGCCTGCTGTGGCGCCCTCGGACTACGCTGAGGAGTTGTTGCTCGACGCCGTGGCGTCTGTGTCTGCCTCTGGCTCCTCCAACGACGTGCACCGTTGCGCGGGCATCGTCGCCGACCGCTTCAAATCAAAGGCCCTGCGTGATCTTGAGAATAAGCACCATTGGATGGTGAACCTGTCTTGCCAAATCCATGGCTTCACCCGTTTGGCGAGGGACTTTGCGCGGGAGCTCCCACTCTTCCGCTCTACCGCAGCTAAGTCTGCCAAGCTTGCTGCCTACTGCAATGCCAAGCAAACGGTGCGGTCCCTGCTGCACAAGCATCAAATCCATGAGCTCGGGCATGCCTCGCTCCTTCGCGTCGCACATGTGCCGTTTAACGGCAATGGCAGCAACTTCCGTGCAGCCTTTGAGATGTTAGGGGATATTTTGATCTCAGCACGCTCTCTCCGGCTTACTGTGATGGAGGAGTCCTACAAGCTGGTGTGCATCGATGACTCAGTTGCGAGGGAGATGGGGGACATAGTGCAAACTGCGGCTTTCTGGACAGAGGTGAAGGCTGTGCATTCCCTCGTGAAGCTGATCATGGACATGGTGAAGGAGATGGAGGCTGACAGGCCTCTTGTTGGGCAATGCCTGCCACTCTGGGAGGACTTACGTAGCAAGGTTAGAGATTGGTGTGATAAATTTGAAATTGATGAAGGCACTGTTCTGAATGTGGTTGAGAAAAGGTTCATGAAAAACTACCACCCAGCCTGGTCTGCCGCGTTCATATTGGATCCCCTCTACCTTGTCAAGGATGCCAGTGGGCGTTATCTTCCTCCATTCAAGTGCTTGACGCCTGATCAGGAGAAGGACGTGGACAGGCTGATCACCAGAATGGTGTCGCGGGAGGAGGCGCACCTTGCTCTGATGGAGCTGATGAAATGGCGGTCGGATGGGTTGGACCCATTGTATGCGCAAGCTGTGCAGGTGAGGCAGCCTGACCCATCCACAGGGAAGATGAAGGTTGCGAATAAGCAGAGCAGCAGACTTGTTTGGGAGACATGCCTGAGCGAGCTCAAGTCGCTGGGCAAGGTTGCTGTGCGGCTCATCTTCCTCCATGCGACCTCCAGGGGATTCAGGTGCTCACCGTCAATGGTGCGCTGGCTGTCTGCTCCCGGGAGCATGGGCAGTGGCACTGATCGAGCGCACCGATTGGTGTTTGTTGCTGCAAATTCGAAGCTAGAGAGGAGGGACTTTTCAAGTGATGAAGACAAGGATGCAGAATTGCTCGctgaaggggaggatgatgtgATAAATGAACCTGGCATTGTGGAACCGTCATCAGTGTAA